From Hirundo rustica isolate bHirRus1 chromosome 1, bHirRus1.pri.v3, whole genome shotgun sequence, a single genomic window includes:
- the TTC39C gene encoding tetratricopeptide repeat protein 39C, whose amino-acid sequence MAGSEQREDGEPPLPIEDSELALAGINMLLNNGFRESDQLFKKYRNHSPLMSFGASFVSFLNAMMTFEEEKMQLACDDLKATEKLCEGEEAGVIETIKNKIKKNVDGRKSTLSMIDRLQRQIIVADCQVYLAVLSFVKQELSAYIKGGWILRKAWKIYNKCYTDINTLQEIYQKKTTQESLTSDAANDNHIAAEGVTEDSLNRLKGAVSFGYGLFHLCISMVPPNLLKIINLLGFPGDRLQGLSSLMYASESKDMKAPLATLALLWYHTVVRPFFALDGSDNKAGLKEAKEILAKKESAYPNSSLFMFFKGRIQRLECQINSALTSFHTALELATDQREIQHVCLYEIGWCSMIEMNFKDAFESFERLKNESRWSQCYYAYLTAVCQGATGDVSGAQNVFKEVQKLFKRKNNQIEQFSVKKADRFRKQMPTKELCVLASIEVLYLWKALPNCSLSNLQHMSQACHDVDDSSAAGLRNLLLGAIHKCLGNSEDAVQYFQRAAKDELCRQSNLYVQPYACYELGCILLDNPETVPRGKTLLLQAKEEFTGYDFENRLHVRIHAALASLREVVPQ is encoded by the exons ATGGCCGGCTCGGAGCAGCGGGAGGACGGGGAACCGCCGCTGCCCATCGAGGATTCGGAGCTGGCGCTGGCCGGCATCAACATGCTGCTGAACAACGGCTTTCGCGAGTCCGACCAGCTCTTCAAGAAATACAG aaaccATAGCCCATTAATGAGTTTTGGAGCCAGTTTTGTCAGCTTTTTG AATGCCATGATGACAtttgaagaggagaaaatgcaaCTGGCATGTGATGACTTAAAGGCTACAGAGAAACTCTGTGAAGGTGAAGAAGCTGGAGTTATAGAAACAAtcaagaataaaattaaaaagaat GTTGATGGACGGAAATCCACTCTATCCATGATAGATCGTCTGCAAAGACAGATAATTGTAGCAGATTGTCAAGTCTACTTGGCTGTGCTCTCGTTCGTAAAACAAGAGTTATCAG CGTACATAAAAGGTGGGTGGATACTCCGAAAAGCCTGGAAAATTTACAATAAGTGCTATACGGACATTAATACACTTCAGGAAATATATCAGAAGAAAACAACTCAGGAATCCTTGACTTCTGATGCTGCAAATGATAATCATATTGCTGCAGAAGGTGTAACGGAGGATTCGCTAAACAGACTGAAAGGTGCTGTTAGCTTTGGATATGGACTTTTTCATCTTTGCATATCCATGGTGCCCCCAAACCTGCTCAAAATCATCAACCTGCTGGGTTTTCCTGGAGACCGCCTACAGGGGCTTTCCTCACTGATGTATGCAAGTGAAAGTAAGGACATGAAGGCCCCTTTAGCTAC ATTAGCTCTGTTGTGGTACCACACAGTTGTTCGTCCCTTTTTTGCCCTTGATGGCAGCGATAACAAGGCAGGATTGAaggaggcaaaagaaattcttgcCAAAAAAGAATCTGCTTATCCAAATTCTTCTCTGTTCATGTTCTTCAAGGGAAGGATACAGCGATTAGAG TGTCAAATTAATAGTGCCTTGACCTCATTTCATACTGCTTTGGAACTTGCAACAGACCAAAGGGAGATTCAACACGTCTGCTTGTATGAAATAG GTTGGTGCAGCATGATAGAGATGAACTTCAAAGACGCGTTTGAATCCTTCGAAAGGCTTAAAAATGAATCCAGGTGGTCCCAGTGCTACTATGCTTATTTAACAGCAG TGTGTCAAGGAGCCACTGGTGATGTCAGTGGCGCTCAGAATGTGTTCAAGGAAGTTCAGaagcttttcaaaagaaaaaacaatcagATTGaacaattttcagtgaaaaag GCAGATAGATTTAGGAAACAAATGCCGACCAAagagctctgtgtcctggcatCCATTGAAGTGTTATACTTATGGAAAGCCCTTCCAAACTGTTCCCTCTCGAACTTACAGCATATGAGTCAAG CTTGTCATGATGTGGATGATTCATCGGCTGCTGGTTTGAGGAATTTGCTTCTTGGTGCCATACACAAATGTTTAGGAAATTCTGAAGATGCTGTTCAG TACTTTCAGCGAGCTGCTAAAGATGAACTCTGCCGTCAAAGCAACTTGTATGTCCAGCCATATGCTTGCTATGAACTTGGCTGTATCCTGTTAGACAATCCAGAG